Proteins encoded together in one Impatiens glandulifera chromosome 1, dImpGla2.1, whole genome shotgun sequence window:
- the LOC124921314 gene encoding transcription factor bHLH148-like translates to MSSLLISNPVTDLQVTRRKKRKKITHTHDQVQNPSQNSIQWKSELQQQVYSSKLLQALRHVRLSSSPSPTCRGRAVREAADRVLAATAKGRTRWSCAILTRRMKIKFSKNRRLRTTKTTVTAGNRLSILRRKSKNLQAAVQRKVRFLGRLIPGCRKESHPVILEEASDYILALQMQIRAMSSLADMLSSSISDALPSTQSPPPPPI, encoded by the coding sequence ATGTCTTCTTTACTAATCTCGAATCCAGTAACCGACCTCCAAGTTACGAGAcggaagaagaggaagaagatcaCACATACACATGATCAAGTTCAGAATCCATCTCAAAACTCAATTCAATGGAAATCCGAACTGCAGCAACAAGTTTACTCCTCAAAACTCTTACAAGCTCTCCGCCATGTCCGGTTAAGTTCTTCTCCTTCACCAACGTGCCGTGGACGTGCAGTGCGGGAAGCTGCGGACAGAGTATTAGCAGCCACAGCTAAAGGAAGGACGAGATGGAGTTGCGCGATTCTTACTAGACGGATGAAGATAAAATTCTCGAAGAACAGAAGACTGAGGACGACGAAGACGACGGTTACGGCTGGTAACAGATTGAGTATTTTGCGACGTAAGTCAAAGAACTTGCAGGCGGCAGTACAGAGGAAAGTTAGGTTCCTTGGCCGTTTGATTCCTGGTTGTAGGAAGGAATCGCATCCGGTTATTCTAGAAGAAGCAAGTGATTACATATTGGCATTGCAGATGCAAATCAGAGCTATGAGTTCCCTTGCGGATATGCTCTCGAGCTCGATTTCAGATGCATTGCCTTCTACTcaatctcctcctcctcctccgatCTGA